In Oryza sativa Japonica Group chromosome 2, ASM3414082v1, the following are encoded in one genomic region:
- the LOC4330444 gene encoding dual specificity protein kinase YAK1 homolog isoform X5, producing MEVSWEVDAAGPPWRPSESTAFLPFAAAAAAGDRAGASLSGRRNGLAARSSNLSSVRKRPFVARLTTDIVQTFGKCNPEFKYSDSLNPKRFLTNPSVPAHNDGLDNANSDLILYVNLELVNKKSDRSRYVIKEMLGQGTFGQVAKCWDGETNSYVAVKVIKNQPAFYQQAIMEVSLLSMLNEKYDPDDQHHIVRMLDFFLYQNHLCIAFEMLGHNLYELLKRNSLRGLQLKYVRTFSRQILDALVVMKDAGIIHCDLKPENILITPNVKTAAGVKVIDFGSACLEGKTIYSYIQSRYYRSPEVLLGYPYTTAIDMWSFGCIVAELYIGLPLFPGASEYDVLCRMIEILGGQPPDDLLREAKNTGRFFKQVGSIYPGIEMQNGPISAYRILTEEEIETRESKKPKVGRWYFPRGRLDKLIYTYPWKNLNGENLPEKTDRLALVDFLRGLVEFDPNKRWSPLQASYHPFITGEAFTGPYEPIQETPRIPVGRVAAVDHNPGGGHWLAAGLSPQVVGSINRGLPFNNAFAPKIPFSYGSSCGSFGSHGSFNDNVGLASSYGSYDVNSVNMYHSPLGPSGFNLHSQAGGTFLGSSPDIRRRSYLYHGGGIRLSPGCPGPMSLGASPSQFTPPNSQMQIPSTATGKYGSTSPARSSHGSLGKAAAVGQYNRRRNLGHPPISMPPHEYTSQLTQGHHGDGTISNHFDGYARGHSGYPQSALPNPGHFSWRPHTCAGSGLSTDTSNHGSFPPSRYGGFPPTHSSNVSADTLASTSSIPDPADWDPNYSEESLLQEDTSLSDALSDLHLKDASGQTNQSSRLAHIQSHAIANSNSLSMNQRGDRLFHASTLTESSASTGHVTYDGYHNANYSQLNFQSRHGQPFQRYNHMTASYLRPMGNHHNGQPVWPNYGMAEPPPATMADGMPWGGRPGHSFTAGGLPSSFAGKDFGRIF from the exons TTTGTTGCAAGATTAACCACAGACATTGTCCAAACTTTCGGAAAATGCAATCCTGAGTTTAAGTACTCAGATTCACTGAACCCCAAGCGCTTTCTCACCAACCCTTCAGTTCCAGCTCACAATGATGGCCTTGATAATGCAAATTCTGACCTCATCTTGTATGTCAACTTGGAATTGGTTAATAAAAAGTCGGACCGGAG TAGGTACGTTATTAAAGAAATGCTTGGCCAAGGTACGTTTGGACAGGTTGCTAAATGCTGGGATGGAGAAACTAACAGCTATGTTGCAGTAAAGGTTATAAAAAATCAGCCTGCCTTTTATCAGCAAGCTATCATGGAGGTCTCACTGTTGAGCATG CTGAATGAGAAATATGATCCTGATGATCAACACCACATTGTCCGGATGCTGGATTTTTTTCTCTACCAAAATCATTTGTGTATAGCATTTGAAATGCTTGGCCATAACCT TTATGAGCTGCTAAAAAGGAATAGTCTAAGAGGTTTGCAACTGAAATATGTCCGAACTTTCTCTAGACAG ATATTGGATGCATTGGTTGTCATGAAGGACGCTGGCATTATTCATTGTGATCTAAAACCGGAAAATATTCTCATAACTCCAAA TGTAAAAACAGCAGCTGGGGTTAAAGTAATTGATTTTGGATCAGCATGCTTGGAGGGTAAAACCATTTACTCGTATATTCAG agTCGGTATTACAGATCTCCGGAAGTACTTCTTGGTTACCC ATATACCACGGCCATTGATATGTGGTCATTTGGCTGTATAGTCGCTGAACTATATATAGGATTGCCTTTATTTCCTGGAGCGTCAGAATACGATGTCCTATGCCGTATGATTGAGATTCTCGG TGGACAACCACCAGATGATCTGCTACGGGAGGCTAAAAATACTGGGAGATTTTTTAAGCAAGTTGGAAGTATTTATCCTGGTATTGAAATGCAGAATGGCCCTATCAGTGCGTACAGAATATTAACTGAAGAGGAGATTGAAAct AGGGAGTCCAAAAAACCAAAAGTAGGAAGATGGTATTTCCCTCGTGGAAGGCTTGACAAACTCATATATACATACCCTTGGAAGAATTTGAATGGGGAAAACTTGCCAG AAAAGACAGATCGCTTAGCACTGGTTGATTTCTTGAGAGGGCTTGTTGAGTTTGATCCTAATAAGCGGTGGTCACCATTGCAG GCTTCATATCATCCCTTCATAACTGGTGAAGCGTTTACTGGTCCATATGAGCCTATCCAGGAGACTCCAAGAATT CCTGTTGGTCGTGTTGCAGCAGTTGATCATAATCCTGGAGGAGGTCACTGGTTAGCTGCTGGTCTTTCCCCTCAGGTT GTTGGAAGCATTAACAGAGGCCTACCATTTAATAACGCTTTTGCACCAAAGATTCCCTTTTCATATGGAAGCAGCTGTGGCAGCTTCGGTAGCCATGGTAGCTTTAATGACAATGTAGGTCTTGCAAGCAGCTATGGAAGCTATGATGTCAACAGTGTGAACATGTATCATTCACCACTAGGCCCTTCTGGATTCAATTTACATTCACAAGCCGGAGGAACATTTTTGGGATCTAGTCCAGATATTAGACGACGATCTTATCTCTATCATGGTGGTGGCATTCGATTAAGCCCTGGGTGTCCAGGGCCTATGTCTCTTGGGGCAAGTCCATCACAATTTACTCCACCAAATTCTCAGATGCAAATCCCAAGTACTGCTACAGGAAAGTATGGTTCCACTTCTCCTGCAAGGAGCAGTCATGGCTCATTGGGAAAAGCTGCTGCTGTAGGCCAATACAATAGAAGAAGAAATCTTGGTCACCCACCTATATCAATGCCGCCTCATGAATACACATCTCAGCTGACTCAGGGACACCATGGGGATGGCACCATTAGTAATCACTTTGATGGCTATGCTCGTGGACATTCTGGTTACCCACAAAGTGCACTCCCTAATCCTGGTCATTTCAGTTGGAGACCACATACATGCGCTGGCAGTGGTTTATCAACAGACACTTCGAACCATGGGTCCTTTCCACCATCTCGATACGGTGGTTTTCCTCCTACGCACTCATCCAATGTGTCAGCAGATACACTGGCTTCCACCTCATCAATACCGGATCCAGCTGATTGGGATCCAAACTATAG CGAAGAGTCACTTCTGCAAGAGGACACTTCACTATCAGATGCGTTGAGCGATCTCCACCTGAAGGATGCAAGTGGTCAAACAAACCAATCCAGCAGATTGGCCCATATCCAAAGCCATGCTATTGCAAACTCAAACTCTTTATCCATGAATCAAAG AGGTGACCGCCTGTTCCATGCATCAACTCTTACAGAGAGTAGTGCCTCTACAGGCCATGTGACCTATGATGGTTACCATAATGCAAACTATTCTCAGCTGAATTTTCAAAGTCGCCATGGACAACCATTTCAGCGGTATAACCATATGACTGCGAGCTACCTACGTCCAATGGGGAATCATCACAATGGTCAGCCTGTATGGCCTAATTATGGCATGGCAGAACCTCCACCTGCTACTATGGCTGACGGAATGCCTTGGG GAGGAAGGCCTGGTCACTCTTTTACAGCAGGCGGACTGCCGTCTTCCTTTGCAGGAAAGGATTTTGGAAGGATTTTCTAG
- the LOC4330444 gene encoding dual specificity protein kinase YAK1 homolog isoform X7 — MEVSWEVDAAGPPWRPSESTAFLPFAAAAAAGDRAGASLSGRRNGLAARSSNLSSVRKRPFVARLTTDIVQTFGKCNPEFKYSDSLNPKRFLTNPSVPAHNDGLDNANSDLILYVNLELVNKKSDRRYVIKEMLGQGTFGQVAKCWDGETNSYVAVKVIKNQPAFYQQAIMEVSLLSMLNEKYDPDDQHHIVRMLDFFLYQNHLCIAFEMLGHNLYELLKRNSLRGLQLKYVRTFSRQILDALVVMKDAGIIHCDLKPENILITPNVKTAAGVKVIDFGSACLEGKTIYSYIQSRYYRSPEVLLGYPYTTAIDMWSFGCIVAELYIGLPLFPGASEYDVLCRMIEILGGQPPDDLLREAKNTGRFFKQVGSIYPGIEMQNGPISAYRILTEEEIETRESKKPKVGRWYFPRGRLDKLIYTYPWKNLNGENLPEKTDRLALVDFLRGLVEFDPNKRWSPLQASYHPFITGEAFTGPYEPIQETPRIPVGRVAAVDHNPGGGHWLAAGLSPQVGSINRGLPFNNAFAPKIPFSYGSSCGSFGSHGSFNDNVGLASSYGSYDVNSVNMYHSPLGPSGFNLHSQAGGTFLGSSPDIRRRSYLYHGGGIRLSPGCPGPMSLGASPSQFTPPNSQMQIPSTATGKYGSTSPARSSHGSLGKAAAVGQYNRRRNLGHPPISMPPHEYTSQLTQGHHGDGTISNHFDGYARGHSGYPQSALPNPGHFSWRPHTCAGSGLSTDTSNHGSFPPSRYGGFPPTHSSNVSADTLASTSSIPDPADWDPNYSEESLLQEDTSLSDALSDLHLKDASGQTNQSSRLAHIQSHAIANSNSLSMNQRGDRLFHASTLTESSASTGHVTYDGYHNANYSQLNFQSRHGQPFQRYNHMTASYLRPMGNHHNGQPVWPNYGMAEPPPATMADGMPWGGRPGHSFTAGGLPSSFAGKDFGRIF, encoded by the exons TTTGTTGCAAGATTAACCACAGACATTGTCCAAACTTTCGGAAAATGCAATCCTGAGTTTAAGTACTCAGATTCACTGAACCCCAAGCGCTTTCTCACCAACCCTTCAGTTCCAGCTCACAATGATGGCCTTGATAATGCAAATTCTGACCTCATCTTGTATGTCAACTTGGAATTGGTTAATAAAAAGTCGGACCGGAG GTACGTTATTAAAGAAATGCTTGGCCAAGGTACGTTTGGACAGGTTGCTAAATGCTGGGATGGAGAAACTAACAGCTATGTTGCAGTAAAGGTTATAAAAAATCAGCCTGCCTTTTATCAGCAAGCTATCATGGAGGTCTCACTGTTGAGCATG CTGAATGAGAAATATGATCCTGATGATCAACACCACATTGTCCGGATGCTGGATTTTTTTCTCTACCAAAATCATTTGTGTATAGCATTTGAAATGCTTGGCCATAACCT TTATGAGCTGCTAAAAAGGAATAGTCTAAGAGGTTTGCAACTGAAATATGTCCGAACTTTCTCTAGACAG ATATTGGATGCATTGGTTGTCATGAAGGACGCTGGCATTATTCATTGTGATCTAAAACCGGAAAATATTCTCATAACTCCAAA TGTAAAAACAGCAGCTGGGGTTAAAGTAATTGATTTTGGATCAGCATGCTTGGAGGGTAAAACCATTTACTCGTATATTCAG agTCGGTATTACAGATCTCCGGAAGTACTTCTTGGTTACCC ATATACCACGGCCATTGATATGTGGTCATTTGGCTGTATAGTCGCTGAACTATATATAGGATTGCCTTTATTTCCTGGAGCGTCAGAATACGATGTCCTATGCCGTATGATTGAGATTCTCGG TGGACAACCACCAGATGATCTGCTACGGGAGGCTAAAAATACTGGGAGATTTTTTAAGCAAGTTGGAAGTATTTATCCTGGTATTGAAATGCAGAATGGCCCTATCAGTGCGTACAGAATATTAACTGAAGAGGAGATTGAAAct AGGGAGTCCAAAAAACCAAAAGTAGGAAGATGGTATTTCCCTCGTGGAAGGCTTGACAAACTCATATATACATACCCTTGGAAGAATTTGAATGGGGAAAACTTGCCAG AAAAGACAGATCGCTTAGCACTGGTTGATTTCTTGAGAGGGCTTGTTGAGTTTGATCCTAATAAGCGGTGGTCACCATTGCAG GCTTCATATCATCCCTTCATAACTGGTGAAGCGTTTACTGGTCCATATGAGCCTATCCAGGAGACTCCAAGAATT CCTGTTGGTCGTGTTGCAGCAGTTGATCATAATCCTGGAGGAGGTCACTGGTTAGCTGCTGGTCTTTCCCCTCAG GTTGGAAGCATTAACAGAGGCCTACCATTTAATAACGCTTTTGCACCAAAGATTCCCTTTTCATATGGAAGCAGCTGTGGCAGCTTCGGTAGCCATGGTAGCTTTAATGACAATGTAGGTCTTGCAAGCAGCTATGGAAGCTATGATGTCAACAGTGTGAACATGTATCATTCACCACTAGGCCCTTCTGGATTCAATTTACATTCACAAGCCGGAGGAACATTTTTGGGATCTAGTCCAGATATTAGACGACGATCTTATCTCTATCATGGTGGTGGCATTCGATTAAGCCCTGGGTGTCCAGGGCCTATGTCTCTTGGGGCAAGTCCATCACAATTTACTCCACCAAATTCTCAGATGCAAATCCCAAGTACTGCTACAGGAAAGTATGGTTCCACTTCTCCTGCAAGGAGCAGTCATGGCTCATTGGGAAAAGCTGCTGCTGTAGGCCAATACAATAGAAGAAGAAATCTTGGTCACCCACCTATATCAATGCCGCCTCATGAATACACATCTCAGCTGACTCAGGGACACCATGGGGATGGCACCATTAGTAATCACTTTGATGGCTATGCTCGTGGACATTCTGGTTACCCACAAAGTGCACTCCCTAATCCTGGTCATTTCAGTTGGAGACCACATACATGCGCTGGCAGTGGTTTATCAACAGACACTTCGAACCATGGGTCCTTTCCACCATCTCGATACGGTGGTTTTCCTCCTACGCACTCATCCAATGTGTCAGCAGATACACTGGCTTCCACCTCATCAATACCGGATCCAGCTGATTGGGATCCAAACTATAG CGAAGAGTCACTTCTGCAAGAGGACACTTCACTATCAGATGCGTTGAGCGATCTCCACCTGAAGGATGCAAGTGGTCAAACAAACCAATCCAGCAGATTGGCCCATATCCAAAGCCATGCTATTGCAAACTCAAACTCTTTATCCATGAATCAAAG AGGTGACCGCCTGTTCCATGCATCAACTCTTACAGAGAGTAGTGCCTCTACAGGCCATGTGACCTATGATGGTTACCATAATGCAAACTATTCTCAGCTGAATTTTCAAAGTCGCCATGGACAACCATTTCAGCGGTATAACCATATGACTGCGAGCTACCTACGTCCAATGGGGAATCATCACAATGGTCAGCCTGTATGGCCTAATTATGGCATGGCAGAACCTCCACCTGCTACTATGGCTGACGGAATGCCTTGGG GAGGAAGGCCTGGTCACTCTTTTACAGCAGGCGGACTGCCGTCTTCCTTTGCAGGAAAGGATTTTGGAAGGATTTTCTAG
- the LOC4330444 gene encoding dual specificity protein kinase YAK1 homolog isoform X6, with amino-acid sequence MEVSWEVDAAGPPWRPSESTAFLPFAAAAAAGDRAGASLSGRRNGLAARSSNLSSVRKRPFVARLTTDIVQTFGKCNPEFKYSDSLNPKRFLTNPSVPAHNDGLDNANSDLILYVNLELVNKKSDRRYVIKEMLGQGTFGQVAKCWDGETNSYVAVKVIKNQPAFYQQAIMEVSLLSMLNEKYDPDDQHHIVRMLDFFLYQNHLCIAFEMLGHNLYELLKRNSLRGLQLKYVRTFSRQILDALVVMKDAGIIHCDLKPENILITPNVKTAAGVKVIDFGSACLEGKTIYSYIQSRYYRSPEVLLGYPYTTAIDMWSFGCIVAELYIGLPLFPGASEYDVLCRMIEILGGQPPDDLLREAKNTGRFFKQVGSIYPGIEMQNGPISAYRILTEEEIETRESKKPKVGRWYFPRGRLDKLIYTYPWKNLNGENLPEKTDRLALVDFLRGLVEFDPNKRWSPLQASYHPFITGEAFTGPYEPIQETPRIPVGRVAAVDHNPGGGHWLAAGLSPQVVGSINRGLPFNNAFAPKIPFSYGSSCGSFGSHGSFNDNVGLASSYGSYDVNSVNMYHSPLGPSGFNLHSQAGGTFLGSSPDIRRRSYLYHGGGIRLSPGCPGPMSLGASPSQFTPPNSQMQIPSTATGKYGSTSPARSSHGSLGKAAAVGQYNRRRNLGHPPISMPPHEYTSQLTQGHHGDGTISNHFDGYARGHSGYPQSALPNPGHFSWRPHTCAGSGLSTDTSNHGSFPPSRYGGFPPTHSSNVSADTLASTSSIPDPADWDPNYSEESLLQEDTSLSDALSDLHLKDASGQTNQSSRLAHIQSHAIANSNSLSMNQRGDRLFHASTLTESSASTGHVTYDGYHNANYSQLNFQSRHGQPFQRYNHMTASYLRPMGNHHNGQPVWPNYGMAEPPPATMADGMPWGGRPGHSFTAGGLPSSFAGKDFGRIF; translated from the exons TTTGTTGCAAGATTAACCACAGACATTGTCCAAACTTTCGGAAAATGCAATCCTGAGTTTAAGTACTCAGATTCACTGAACCCCAAGCGCTTTCTCACCAACCCTTCAGTTCCAGCTCACAATGATGGCCTTGATAATGCAAATTCTGACCTCATCTTGTATGTCAACTTGGAATTGGTTAATAAAAAGTCGGACCGGAG GTACGTTATTAAAGAAATGCTTGGCCAAGGTACGTTTGGACAGGTTGCTAAATGCTGGGATGGAGAAACTAACAGCTATGTTGCAGTAAAGGTTATAAAAAATCAGCCTGCCTTTTATCAGCAAGCTATCATGGAGGTCTCACTGTTGAGCATG CTGAATGAGAAATATGATCCTGATGATCAACACCACATTGTCCGGATGCTGGATTTTTTTCTCTACCAAAATCATTTGTGTATAGCATTTGAAATGCTTGGCCATAACCT TTATGAGCTGCTAAAAAGGAATAGTCTAAGAGGTTTGCAACTGAAATATGTCCGAACTTTCTCTAGACAG ATATTGGATGCATTGGTTGTCATGAAGGACGCTGGCATTATTCATTGTGATCTAAAACCGGAAAATATTCTCATAACTCCAAA TGTAAAAACAGCAGCTGGGGTTAAAGTAATTGATTTTGGATCAGCATGCTTGGAGGGTAAAACCATTTACTCGTATATTCAG agTCGGTATTACAGATCTCCGGAAGTACTTCTTGGTTACCC ATATACCACGGCCATTGATATGTGGTCATTTGGCTGTATAGTCGCTGAACTATATATAGGATTGCCTTTATTTCCTGGAGCGTCAGAATACGATGTCCTATGCCGTATGATTGAGATTCTCGG TGGACAACCACCAGATGATCTGCTACGGGAGGCTAAAAATACTGGGAGATTTTTTAAGCAAGTTGGAAGTATTTATCCTGGTATTGAAATGCAGAATGGCCCTATCAGTGCGTACAGAATATTAACTGAAGAGGAGATTGAAAct AGGGAGTCCAAAAAACCAAAAGTAGGAAGATGGTATTTCCCTCGTGGAAGGCTTGACAAACTCATATATACATACCCTTGGAAGAATTTGAATGGGGAAAACTTGCCAG AAAAGACAGATCGCTTAGCACTGGTTGATTTCTTGAGAGGGCTTGTTGAGTTTGATCCTAATAAGCGGTGGTCACCATTGCAG GCTTCATATCATCCCTTCATAACTGGTGAAGCGTTTACTGGTCCATATGAGCCTATCCAGGAGACTCCAAGAATT CCTGTTGGTCGTGTTGCAGCAGTTGATCATAATCCTGGAGGAGGTCACTGGTTAGCTGCTGGTCTTTCCCCTCAGGTT GTTGGAAGCATTAACAGAGGCCTACCATTTAATAACGCTTTTGCACCAAAGATTCCCTTTTCATATGGAAGCAGCTGTGGCAGCTTCGGTAGCCATGGTAGCTTTAATGACAATGTAGGTCTTGCAAGCAGCTATGGAAGCTATGATGTCAACAGTGTGAACATGTATCATTCACCACTAGGCCCTTCTGGATTCAATTTACATTCACAAGCCGGAGGAACATTTTTGGGATCTAGTCCAGATATTAGACGACGATCTTATCTCTATCATGGTGGTGGCATTCGATTAAGCCCTGGGTGTCCAGGGCCTATGTCTCTTGGGGCAAGTCCATCACAATTTACTCCACCAAATTCTCAGATGCAAATCCCAAGTACTGCTACAGGAAAGTATGGTTCCACTTCTCCTGCAAGGAGCAGTCATGGCTCATTGGGAAAAGCTGCTGCTGTAGGCCAATACAATAGAAGAAGAAATCTTGGTCACCCACCTATATCAATGCCGCCTCATGAATACACATCTCAGCTGACTCAGGGACACCATGGGGATGGCACCATTAGTAATCACTTTGATGGCTATGCTCGTGGACATTCTGGTTACCCACAAAGTGCACTCCCTAATCCTGGTCATTTCAGTTGGAGACCACATACATGCGCTGGCAGTGGTTTATCAACAGACACTTCGAACCATGGGTCCTTTCCACCATCTCGATACGGTGGTTTTCCTCCTACGCACTCATCCAATGTGTCAGCAGATACACTGGCTTCCACCTCATCAATACCGGATCCAGCTGATTGGGATCCAAACTATAG CGAAGAGTCACTTCTGCAAGAGGACACTTCACTATCAGATGCGTTGAGCGATCTCCACCTGAAGGATGCAAGTGGTCAAACAAACCAATCCAGCAGATTGGCCCATATCCAAAGCCATGCTATTGCAAACTCAAACTCTTTATCCATGAATCAAAG AGGTGACCGCCTGTTCCATGCATCAACTCTTACAGAGAGTAGTGCCTCTACAGGCCATGTGACCTATGATGGTTACCATAATGCAAACTATTCTCAGCTGAATTTTCAAAGTCGCCATGGACAACCATTTCAGCGGTATAACCATATGACTGCGAGCTACCTACGTCCAATGGGGAATCATCACAATGGTCAGCCTGTATGGCCTAATTATGGCATGGCAGAACCTCCACCTGCTACTATGGCTGACGGAATGCCTTGGG GAGGAAGGCCTGGTCACTCTTTTACAGCAGGCGGACTGCCGTCTTCCTTTGCAGGAAAGGATTTTGGAAGGATTTTCTAG